The Terriglobales bacterium genomic interval CGCTGGAGCGGTCGAAATCCTGGGGCGTGCACGCCGAAGGTGCGGCGTCTGGCACAAACGCAGAGGGAGGAACGCAATGACACGGCCGGAAATGCTGAGCCGACTCCATGCGCAGCGTGGGGAATGGGATGTAATCGTGGTGGGCGGCGGCGCGACGGGCGTCGGCGTGGCGATCGATGCCGCCTCGCGCGGGTACTCCACTCTGCTGCTGGAGCGTAGCGATTTCGGCAAAGGGACGTCCAGCCGCAGCACCAAGCTGGTTCACGGCGGCGTCCGCTATCTGGAACAGGGCAATGTCGCGCTGGTGATGGAGGCGTTGAAGGAGCGCGGGATCTTGCGCATGAACGCTCCGCACCTGGTGAGCGACCT includes:
- a CDS encoding FAD-dependent oxidoreductase, yielding MTRPEMLSRLHAQRGEWDVIVVGGGATGVGVAIDAASRGYSTLLLERSDFGKGTSSRSTKLVHGGVRYLEQGNVALVMEALKERGILRMNAPHLVSDLAFIVPNYDWWEAPFYGVGLKLYNILSGKYGFGSSTVLSREETIERLPTIRQDGLRSGVIYFDGQFDDARLLINMVATAAQQGAALLNYCAVT